From a single Parambassis ranga chromosome 2, fParRan2.1, whole genome shotgun sequence genomic region:
- the LOC114431983 gene encoding receptor-type tyrosine-protein phosphatase-like N isoform X3 has protein sequence MRSPRLWAALCLLLTASCRLCAAARYGCLFEKKLCPRDQLCSDDGLFGQCQAPHQDPVQYQVSVPILHKLQAVLKDLMVQGLTWKDDVTQMIIGRELSRVPSISTRSRLHEKSLKQSSRLPGPGSHRAQGPEEPADAELMQQYLDYMVLDPSRSAVHMQTPLLDPYTYRQQQFGYQDQEERSLNSLDSNPAFPLPSSSRSRSRANPLDSDQQLLQDLVSFYLSSPSSSSSSSSSSSSFLDVDFPLDYGEDSVSQVSQISKQPQQDEAEKKAQKEYDALSGLDERSLQRLALLLDHYGLDMKDLSLQQKDDLPAALKQLQLESSYSKPATDKGNDAGTGKKLTEGAMAYKMASQEAPPPNIKSPKPEEAQKEAAPTEAAGQDKKEPPAPAEDEFGYIVTNQSPLSLNDGVRLLVLLSERIGLSTGSFINLSVVGPAITFRIRPSSKNLTAGDVANKAVEEKNFLESETGLKVLQSGVGERHDGKSLPLVTRVQPGSRWVFATLVAMACIGGILVAAMTVACLRHHAHRLAAKKLGLGPEGGSFSHQEYQHMASKGAFGRLEAAALGAVGGASGGAGSGAAGGGVGAGVGGAAGGAVGGGGADSRVSSVSSQFSDGAQPSPSSHSSTPSWCEEPAQANMDISTGHMILAYMEDHLRNKDRLMKEWDALCSYQAEPSAVSMAQSDANAKKNRCPDSVPYDHSRVKLKAEVNPSRSDYINASTIIEHDPRMPAYIATQGPLSHTISDFWQMVWENGCTVIVMMTALVEDGEKQCDRYWPDEGSSLYHIYEVNLVSEHIWCNDFLVRSFYLKNVQTQETRTLTQFHFLSWPAQGIPTSTRPLLDFRRKVNKCYRGRSCPIIVHCSDGTGRTGTYILIDMVLNRMAKGVKEIDIAATLEHVRDQRPGMVRTKDQFEFALTAVAEEVNAILKALPQ, from the exons ATGAGGTCTCCGCGGCTCTGGGCGGCTCTGTGCCTCCTCCTCACCGCCTCGTGTCGTCTGTGCGCGGCCGCCCGTTACG gttGTTTGTTTGAGAAGAAACTGTGTcccagagatcagctgtgcagCGATG ACGGTTTGTTCGGACAGTGCCAGGCTCCTCACCAGGACCCCGTCCAGTACCAGGTGTCTGTCCCCATCCTGCACAAACTGCAGGCGGTCCTCAAAGACCTGATGGTGCAGG gtctGACCTGGAAGGATGACGTGACGCAGATGATTATTGGACGAGAGCTGAGTCGCGTCCCCTCCATCAGCACCCGCTCTAGACTTCACGAGAAGTCCCTCAAACA gtcctCCAGGCTGCCGGGTCCTGGCTCACACAGGGCTCAGGGTCCTGAAGAACCAGCTGATGCGGAGTTGATGCAGCAGTACCTGGACTACATGGTCCTTGATCCTTCCCGGTCCGCGGTCCACATGCAGACGCCCCTGCTGGACCCATACACCTACCGCCAG CAGCAGTTCGGGTACCAGGACCAGGAGGAGCGCTCCCTCAACTCCCTGGACAGTAATCCAGCCTTCCCACTGCCCTCCTCCTCGCGCTCCAGATCTCGAGCAAACCCTCTGGACTCAgatcagcagctcctccaggacCTGGTGTCCTTTTACCTCAgctccccttcttcttcttcctcctcctcctcttcctcctcctccttcttggaTGTGGACTTCCCGCTGGACTACGGTGAGGACTCTGTCTCCCAGGTTTCCCAGATCAGCAAGCAGCCGCAGCAGGACGAGGCGGAGAAGAAGGCGCAGAAGGAGTACGACGCCCTGTCAGGCCTGGACG AGCGCTCTCTGCAGAGACTGGCCCTGCTGCTCGATCACTACGGCCTGGACATGAAGGATTTGTCCCTCCAGCAGAAGGACGACCTGCCGGCTGCcctgaagcagctgcagctcgAGAGCTCCTACAGCAAACCGGCCACAG ATAAGGGGAACGACGCCGGCACGGGGAAGAAG CTCACAGAGGGCGCCATGGCCTATAAGATGGCCTCCCAGGAGGCTCCGCCCCCCAACATCAAGTCCCCAAAACCAGAGGAAGCCCAGAAGGAGGCGGCTCCCACTGAGGCTGCAGGCCAGGACAAGAAGGAGCCGCCTGCGCCGGCGGAGGACGAGTTCGGTTACATCGTCACTAACCAgag CCCCCTCAGTCTGAATGATGGGGTGCgcctgctggtgctgctgtcaGAGAGGATCGGCCTCTCCACCGGCTCCTTCATCAACCTCAG TGTGGTGGGACCTGCCATCACCTTCAGGATCAGACCCAGCTCCAAGAACCTGACGGCCGGAGACGTGGCAAACAAAGCGG TTGAAGAGAAGAACTTCCTGGAGTCTGAGACGGGTCTGAAGGTCCTGCAGAGCGGCGTCGGAGAG AGGCATGATGGGAAGTCGTTGCCCCTGGTGACCAGGGTCCAGCCCGGCTCCCGCTGGGTGTTTGCGACGCTGGTTGCGATGGCCTGCATCGGTGGCATTCTGGTGGCGGCCATGACTGTCGCCTGCCTGCGTCATCACGCACACCGGCTGGCCGCGAAGAAGCTGGGCCTGGGACCAGAGGGGGGCAGCTTCAGCCACCAGGAGTACCAG CACATGGCCTCCAAAGGTGCCTTCGGACGCCTGGAGGCCGCCGCCCTGGGCGCTGTGGGAGGAGCCAGTGGAGGAGCTGGCAGTGGAGCGGCAGGAGGAGGTGTTGGAGCTGGTGTCGGTGGAGCAGCGGGAGGAGCAGTGGGAGGCGGAGGTGCGGACTCCAGGGTGAGCAGCGTGTCGTCCCAGTTCAGCGACGGAGCCCAGCCCAGTCCCAGCTCCCACAGCAGCACGCCATCCTGGTGCGAGGAGCCGGCACAGGCCAACATGGACATCTCCACCGGTCACATGATCCTG GCTTACATGGAGGACCACCTGAGGAACAAGGACCGCCTCATGAAGGAGTGGGATGCTCTGTGTTCCTACCAGGCCGAACCCAGCGCCGTCTCCATGGCTCAGAGCGACGCCAACGCCAAGAAGAACCGCTGCCCCGACTCGGTGCCCT ACGACCACTCCAGGGTGAAGCTGAAGGCAGAGGTCAACCCGTCGCGGTCAGACTACATCAACGCCAGCACCATT ATTGAGCACGACCCCCGGATGCCGGCTTACATCGCCACCCAGGGCCCGCTGTCACACACCATCTCTGACTTCTGGCAG ATGGTGTGGGAGAACGGCTGCACTGTGATCGTGATGATGACGGCGCTGGTGGAGGACGGAGAGAAACAGTGTGACCGCTACTGGCCCGACGAGGGCTCGTCCCTTTACCACATCtatgag GTGAACCTGGTGTCGGAGCACATCTGGTGTAACGACTTCCTGGTGCGCAGCTTCTACCTGAAGAACGTGCAGACGCAGGAGACCAGGACGCTCACACAGTTCCACTTCCTCAGCTGGCCGGCTCAGGGCATCCCCACCTCCacgcgccccctgctggacttCCGCAg GAAGGTGAACAAGTGCTACCGAGGACGGTCCTGCCCCATCATCGTGCACTGCAG TGATGGTACAGGCCGGACTGGGACTTACATCCTGATCGACATGGTTCTGAACCGCATGGCTAAAG GTGTGAAGGAGATCGACATCGCTGCAACGCTGGAGCACGTCCGAGACCAGAGGCCCGGGATGGTCCGCACCAAG GACCAGTTTGAGTTTGCACTGACGGCAGTGGCAGAGGAGGTGAACGCCATCCTCAAAGCTCTGCCCCAGTGA